In Acidimicrobiia bacterium, the following proteins share a genomic window:
- a CDS encoding CDP-alcohol phosphatidyltransferase family protein — MLDRRWRAKAERALEPVGRALHVFGLSADGLTILGLVAAAGTAALIANGNLVLAVFGLVLTGLPDVLDGSVARQSGTAGRRGAFFDSVCDRVADALLLGGVAWHLTGGGGELAVLALAVLAVSMLVSYERAKAEALGLSARGGVMERAERLVLLGVGLAFNVLVPVLWLMLALTSLTALHRFVMVWRQATSAQSPHPTPSSVNPDPRWSPRFRSFRARRTRPRRIRRVSGRR, encoded by the coding sequence ATGCTCGACCGACGATGGCGCGCCAAGGCTGAGCGTGCCCTGGAGCCCGTGGGCCGGGCCCTGCACGTGTTCGGGCTTTCGGCCGACGGGCTCACGATCCTCGGGCTCGTCGCCGCCGCCGGTACCGCCGCGCTCATCGCCAACGGGAACCTCGTCCTGGCCGTGTTCGGGCTCGTGCTCACCGGCCTCCCCGACGTGCTCGACGGGTCCGTCGCCCGTCAGAGCGGCACCGCCGGCCGCCGGGGCGCCTTCTTCGATTCGGTCTGCGACCGCGTCGCCGACGCCCTCCTCCTCGGAGGCGTGGCCTGGCACCTCACCGGAGGCGGCGGCGAGCTGGCGGTCCTGGCGCTCGCGGTGCTGGCCGTGTCGATGCTCGTCTCCTACGAGCGGGCCAAGGCCGAGGCGCTCGGGCTGAGCGCCCGCGGCGGGGTGATGGAGCGGGCCGAGCGGCTCGTGCTCCTCGGCGTCGGGCTGGCCTTCAACGTGCTCGTCCCCGTGCTCTGGCTCATGCTCGCCCTCACGAGCCTCACCGCGCTCCACCGCTTCGTCATGGTGTGGCGCCAGGCGACCTCGGCGCAGTCACCGCACCCCACGCCGAGCTCGGTGAACCCCGACCCGCGGTGGTCGCCCCGCTTCCGCAGCTTCCGTGCCCGGCGCACGCGCCCGCGCCGTATACGCCGGGTATCGGGTCGCCGCTGA
- a CDS encoding phosphatidylinositol mannoside acyltransferase, translating to MPGARARAVYAGYRVAADVARVVPPALGELLARSTAWVYQAANPARRRQVARNLDRVAPAPLDPAARRRAVASVFDHYGRYFHELFRLSVSDPAALVAGFACEGKEHVAAAAALGRGVVMALPHLGNWDLAGAWLVSEGYELTVVAEPVEPPELFDWFVATRERLGMRVVALGPDSGAALLRDLHAGRVVALVCDRDISGDGVPVDFFGERTRLPGGPAALALRTGAPLLPVGCYFRPRRGHEAHILEPLATRREARVRDDVARVTQQLAHRFEELIRAAPDQWLLMQPNWPSDAVDRS from the coding sequence GTGCCCGGCGCACGCGCCCGCGCCGTATACGCCGGGTATCGGGTCGCCGCTGACGTCGCGCGGGTCGTCCCGCCCGCGCTCGGCGAACTGCTGGCGCGCTCGACCGCCTGGGTGTACCAAGCCGCCAACCCGGCCCGGCGGCGGCAGGTCGCCCGGAACCTCGACCGGGTGGCGCCGGCGCCGCTGGACCCGGCGGCGCGACGCCGGGCGGTGGCCTCGGTCTTCGACCACTACGGCCGCTACTTCCACGAGCTCTTCCGCCTCTCGGTCTCCGACCCGGCCGCGCTCGTCGCCGGGTTCGCCTGCGAGGGCAAGGAGCACGTGGCCGCCGCCGCCGCCCTCGGGCGGGGGGTGGTCATGGCCCTCCCGCACCTCGGGAACTGGGACCTGGCCGGGGCGTGGCTGGTGAGCGAGGGCTACGAGCTCACCGTCGTGGCGGAGCCCGTCGAGCCGCCCGAGCTCTTCGACTGGTTCGTCGCCACCCGGGAGCGCCTCGGCATGCGGGTGGTCGCGCTCGGCCCCGACTCCGGCGCCGCGCTGCTGCGCGACCTCCACGCCGGCCGCGTCGTGGCCCTCGTCTGCGACCGGGACATCAGCGGCGACGGCGTCCCCGTCGACTTCTTCGGGGAGCGGACCCGGCTCCCGGGGGGTCCGGCCGCGCTCGCGCTGCGGACCGGGGCGCCGCTGCTCCCGGTCGGCTGCTACTTCCGGCCCCGGCGGGGCCACGAGGCCCACATCCTCGAGCCGCTGGCCACGAGGCGCGAGGCGCGCGTGCGCGACGATGTCGCCCGAGTGACCCAGCAGCTGGCCCACCGGTTCGAGGAGTTGATCCGGGCCGCGCCCGACCAGTGGCTGCTGATGCAGCCGAACTGGCCGTCGGACGCGGTCGACCGGTCATGA